The Corylus avellana chromosome ca8, CavTom2PMs-1.0 genome has a segment encoding these proteins:
- the LOC132189804 gene encoding leucine-rich repeat receptor protein kinase HPCA1-like encodes MNLTGQLLGRIGSLSELQTLDLSSNKLMTGPLPQEIGNLKNLSFLCLTGCSFTGPIPNSIGSLQQLLYLALNSNRFYGQIPSSIGNLSNLDYLDLTDNQLSGSIPVSSGKIPGLDMLLQTRHFHLGMNQLSGTIPPQLFSSNMNLIHVLFDNNNLSGIIPSTLGLVQTLKVVRLNRNSLSGTVPSNISNLANLRELSLSNNNLIGPMPNLTGLNLLIYLALSNNSLTGPMPNLTGMNLLNYVDMGNNSFDISEVPPWLSSLQSLKTLMMERTKLEGPIPANLFSLPNLEIVGLSNNHLNGTLNIGTTYSNLLQSIDLQNNSITNFDPINGGNNITILLKGNPVCEKTDQVTQIYCNVSTSSLSNSTPQNNCSQLSCNLDQVARPNCKCAYPYKGTLSFRALFSFDLGNLSYYAALEERLMHTFKSYELPVDSVSLSNPTIDSSGYLGLSLNVFPSGVDRFNQTGITMIGYALNKMSFNPPDLFGPYFLIAYAYYTESNKGGSSRIIIGAAVGCSLLLLLLVVAGVYAFRQKKRAERAIEQNNPFANWDQNMGSGGVPQLKGARRFSFEELKKYTNNFSEANSIGSGGYGKVYRGTLSTGKLIAIKRAQRDSMQGGHEFKTEIELLSRVHHKNLVTLEGFCFEQAEQMLVYEYIPNGTVMDSLSGKSGIRLNWMRRLRVALGAARGLVYLHEHANPPIIHRDIKSNNILLDESLNAKVVDFGISKPMLDSQRTHVSTQVKGTLGYMDPEYYMTQQLNEKSDVYSFGVLLLELITAKRPIERGKYIVTVVRNAMDKTKELYNLHEILDPAIGLGTMPKGLEKFVDLAMRCVEESGAKRPTMGEVVKEIEIIIQLSGLNPNVESASTSATYEEAGNSRSLHPYSDDNFYYSGPFPSSIMHPK; translated from the exons ATGAATTTGACGGGTCAGCTATTGGGACGTATTGGGTCGTTATCTGAGTTACAGACTCT GGATCTATCTTCCAACAAGCTCATGACAGGACCACTACCACAAGAAATTGGGAATTTGAAGAACCTATCATTCTT ATGCCTGACTGGTTGCAGTTTCACTGGACCTATTCCAAACTCAATCGGATCTCTGCAGCAGCTACTCTATCT AGCCCTGAATTCTAATAGATTCTATGGGCAAATTCCAAGTTCAATTGGTAATCTGTCCAATCTAGATTATTTGGACCTTACTGACAACCAACTTAGTGGATCCATCCCAGTCTCTAGTGGGAAGATTCCCGGTCTTGATATGCTACTTCAAACGAGGCACTT TCATCTTGGAATGAACCAGCTGTCGGGCACAATTCCACCTCAACTTTTCAGCTCAAATATGAATCTCATACATGT GctttttgataataataatttatctgGTATCATCCCATCCACCCTTGGACTTGTGCAGACCTTGAAGGTGGT ACGCTTGAATAGAAATTCACTAAGTGGGACTGTGCCTTCAAATATCAGTAATCTTGCAAATCTTCGTGAGCT GTCCTTGTCCAACAACAACCTGATTGGCCCTATGCCCAACCTTACTGGCTTGAACCTCCTTATCTATTT GGCCTTGTCAAACAACAGCCTGACTGGCCCCATGCCCAACCTTACGGGCATGAACCTGCTGAACTATGT GGATATGGGCAATAACAGTTTTGATATTTCTGAGGTTCCTCCTTGGCTTTCGTCCTTACAGTCTTTGAAAACATT AATGATGGAACGCACAAAACTTGAAGGACCAATTCCTGCTAATCTGTTCAGCCTTCCCAATTTAGAGATAGT GGGACTGAGCAACAACCATCTCAATGGCACCCTGAATATTGGTACAACATATAGCAACCTATTGCAAAGCATCGATTTGCAGAACAATTCCATCACTAACTTTGATCCAATAAATGGAGGAAACAACATCACCATATT ACTTAAGGGTAACCCAGTTTGTGAGAAGACAGATCAAGTGACACAGATTTACTGCAATGTTTCCACATCAAGTTTGTCAAATTCGACGCCACAAAATAACTGCTCGCAACTTTCCTGCAATTTGGATCAGGTTGCCAGGCCCAATTGCAAATGTGCCTATCCATACAAGGGCACTCTATCCTTCAGAGCTCTGTTCTCCTTTGACCTGGGAAACTTAAGTTACTATGCTGCTCTAGAGGAGCGGCTCATGCATACCTTTAAGTCCTATGAACTTCCTGTGGATTCAGTTTCTCTCAGTAATCCCACCATAGACTCATCGGGTTACCTTGGATTGAGCCTGAACGTTTTCCCATCAGGTGTTGACCGTTTCAATCAAACGGGAATTACTATGATTGGATATGCGCTTAACAAGATGAGTTTCAACCCACCAGATCTGTTTGGACCCTATTTTCTTATTGCTTATGCATATTATACAG AATCAAATAAAGGGGGAAGCAGTCGCATTATAATTGGAGCAGCAGTTGGTTGTTCTCTCCTTTTGTTATTACTAGTAGTTGCAGGAGTATATGCTTTCCGCCAAAAGAAAAGAGCAGAAAGAGCTATTGAACAGAATAATCCCTTTG caaattgggatcagAATATGGGAAGTGGTGGCGTTCCCCAATTAAAAGGAGCCAGGCGGTTCTCGTTTGAAGAGCTTAAGAAATACACCAACAATTTTTCAGAAGCGAATAGTATTGGATCTGGGGGTTATGGGAAG GTCTATCGGGGGACTCTTTCCACTGGGAAACTGATTGCCATCAAGCGAGCTCAAAGAGATTCTATGCAGGGTGGCCATGAATTCAAAACTGAGATTGAACTTCTATCAAGGGTCCATCACAAGAATCTTGTCACCCTTGAGGGTTTCTGTTTTGAGCAAGCTGAACAAATGCTGGTATATGAGTATATTCCAAATGGTACTGTGATGGATAGTCTTTCAG GGAAGTCAGGAATCAGGTTAAATTGGATGAGGAGACTTAGAGTGGCCCTTGGTGCAGCCAGGGGTCTGGTCTATCTTCACGAACATGCGAATCCTCCCATCATACATAGGGACATCAAATCAAATAACATCCTTTTAGATGAAAGTTTAAATGCAAAAGTTGTCGATTTTGGAATCTCCAAGCCTATGTTGGACAGCCAAAGGACTCATGTCTCCACTCAAGTCAAAGGAACATTG GGATACATGGATCCTGAATATTACATGACCCAACAACTAAATGAGAAGAGTGATGTCTATAGCTTTGGAGTGTTACTGTTGGAGCTAATAACTGCAAAAAGGCCAATAGAGCGAGGGAAGTATATCGTAACAGTGGTAAGGAATGCAATGGATAAGACAAAAGAATTATACAATCTTCATGAAATTCTTGACCCAGCCATTGGTTTGGGAACAATGCCGAAAGGTTTAGAAAAGTTTGTGGACCTGGCAATGAGGTGTGTTGAAGAATCAGGAGCCAAACGTCCTACAATGGGTGAGGTGGTAAAAGAAATTGAGATCATTATTCAGCTTTCTGGGTTGAACCCCAATGTTGAATCTGCATCCACTTCGGCAACTTATGAGGAAGCCGGTAACAGTCGTTCCCTCCACCCTTACAGCGATGATAACTTTTATTATAGTGGGCCCTTCCCTTCTTCAATAATGCATCCTAAGTGA
- the LOC132190816 gene encoding leucine-rich repeat receptor protein kinase HPCA1-like: MDQRTKVLLLLVFIKFFLIAAETDQNDAAALRALGSSWENTPSNWVGFDPCGGWVGIECINSRVTSITLTNMNLTGQLSGDIGSLSELQTLDLSSNKLMTGPLPQAIGNLKNLSSLCLTGCGFSGPIPNGIGSLQQLLYLALTSNRFSGPIPNSIGNLSNLYYLDLTDNQLSGSIPVSSGTIPGLDMLLQTRHFHLGKNQLSGTIPPQLFSSNMNAIHVLFDNNNLSGIIPSSLGLVQTLEVVRLDRNSLNGSVPSNISNLANLHELALSNNSLTGPMPNLTGMNLLNYLDMGNNSFDISEVPPWLSSLQSLTTLMMEHTQLEGPIPANLFSLPNLQIVELSNNHLNGTLNIGTTYSNLLQSIDLQNNSITNFDPITGGNNITILLEGNPTCENTDQKTESYCNSSQSSSPNLMSRNNCLQVSCSSDQVASPKCKCAYPYKGTLFFRALSSLDLGNSSYYVAVEESLMQTFQSYDLPVDSVSLSNPTIDSFGYLGLSLQVFPSGDDRFNKTGITMIGYVLNNLSFRPPRLFGPYFLIASIYDYYAGNSEFDRSNKKVSSGIIIGAAVGGSILLLLLVLAGVYAYHQKKRAKRATEQNNPFANWDVNMGSGGVPQLKGARRFSYEELKKYTNNFSEANGIGSGGYGKVYRGTLSTGKMIAIKRAQRDSMQGGHEFKTEIELLSRVHHKNLVILEGFCFEQAEQMLVYEHVPNGTVMDSLSGKSRIRLDWMGRLNVAIGTARGLVYLHEHANPPIIHRDIKSSNILLDESLNAKVADFGLSKPKVDSERNYVTTQVKGTLGYMDPEYYMTQQLTEKSDVYSFGVLLLELITARRPIERGKHIVKEVRDAMDKTQKLYNLHEILDPPIGSGTTLKGLEKFVDLAMRCVEELGAKRPTMGEVVKEIENIMQLSGLNSNAESASTSETFEEASKGHSHHPYSNDGFDYSGSFPAPR, from the exons ATGGATCAAAGGACTAAGGTGCTACTGCTACTTGTGttcatcaaattttttcttatagCAGCAGAGACAGACCAAAATGATG CTGCTGCTCTAAGGGCTCTCGGGAGTAGTTGGGAAAACACACCATCCAATTGGGTGGGCTTTGATCCTTGTGGCGGTTGGGTAGGAATTGAGTGCATCAATTCACGTGTGACCTCCAT AACGTTGACAAACATGAATTTGACGGGCCAGCTATCAGGAGATATCGGATCGTTATCTGAGTTACAGACTCT GGATCTATCATCCAACAAACTCATGACAGGACCACTACCACAAGCAATTGGGAATTTGAAGAACCTATCATCCTT ATGCCTGACTGGTTGTGGATTCTCTGGTCCTATTCCGAACGGAATCGGATCTCTGCAGCAGCTACTCTATCT AGCTCTGACTTCTAATAGATTCTCTGGACCAATTCCAAATTCAATTGGTAATCTGTCCAATCTCTATTACTTGGACCTCACAGACAACCAGCTTAGTGGATCCATCCCAGTCTCTAGTGGGACTATACCCGGTCTTGATATGCTACTTCAAACGAGGCACTT TCATCTTGGAAAGAACCAGCTGTCGGGCACAATTCCGCCTCAACTTTTCAGCTCAAATATGAATGCCATACATGT gctttttgataataataatttatctgGTATCATCCCATCCTCTCTTGGACTTGTGCAGACCTTGGAGGTGGT ACGCTTGGATAGAAATTCACTAAATGGTTCTGTGCCTTCAAATATCAGTAATCTTGCAAATCTTCATGAGCT GGCCTTGTCCAACAACAGCCTAACTGGCCCCATGCCCAACCTTACTGGCATGAACCTGCTGAACTATTT GGATATGGGCAATAACAGTTTCGATATTTCTGAGGTTCCTCCTTGGCTTTCATCCTTACAGTCTTTGACAACATT AATGATGGAACACACACAACTTGAAGGACCAATTCCTGCTAACCTGTTCAGCCTTCCCAATCTACAGATAGT GGAACTGAGCAACAACCATCTCAATGGCACCCTGAATATTGGTACAACATATAGCAACCTATTGCAAAGCATCGATTTGCAGAACAATTCTATCACAAACTTTGATCCAATAACTGGAGGAAACAACATCACCATATT ACTTGAGGGAAATCCAACTTGTGAGAACACAGATCAAAAGACAGAGAGTTACTGCAATTCTTCCCAATCAAGTTCCCCAAATTTGATGTCACGAAACAACTGTTTGCAAGTTTCCTGCAGTTCGGATCAGGTTGCCAGCCCCAAGTGCAAATGTGCCTATCCATACAAGGGCACTCTATTCTTCAGAGCTCTTTCCTCCTTAGACTTGGGAAATTCAAGTTACTATGTAGCTGTAGAGGAGTCACTCATGCAAACTTTTCAATCCTATGATCTTCCTGTGGATTCAGTTTCTCTGAGTAATCCCACCATAGACTCATTTGGTTACCTTGGATTGAGCCTGCAAGTTTTCCCATCAGGAGATGACCGTTTCAATAAAACTGGAATTACTATGATTGGATATGTTCTTAACAACTTGAGTTTCCGCCCACCACGTCTGTTTGGACCCTATTTTCTTATTGCATCTATATATGATTACTATGCAGGTAATTCTGAGTTTGACA GATCAAATAAAAAGGTAAGCAGTGGCATTATAATTGGAGCAGCAGTTGGTGGTTCTATCCTCCTGTTATTACTAGTCCTTGCAGGAGTATATGCTTACCACCAAAAGAAAAGAGCAAAAAGAGCTACTGAACAGAATAATCCCTTTG CAAATTGGGATGTGAATATGGGAAGTGGTGGTGTTCCCCAATTGAAAGGAGCCAGGCGGTTCTCTTATGAAGAGCTTAAGAAATACACCAACAATTTTTCGGAAGCGAATGGCATTGGATCCGGAGGTTATGGGAag GTCTATCGGGGAACTCTTTCCACTGGGAAAATGATTGCCATCAAACGAGCTCAAAGAGATTCTATGCAGGGAGGCCATGAATTCAAAACTGAGATTGAACTTCTATCAAGGGTCCATCACAAGAATCTTGTCATCCTTGAGGGTTTCTGTTTTGAGCAAGCTGAACAAATGCTGGTATATGAGCATGTACCAAATGGTACTGTGATGGATAGTCTTTCAG GGAAGTCGAGAATCAGGTTGGATTGGATGGGGAGACTTAATGTAGCCATTGGTACAGCTAGGGGCCTGGTCTATCTGCATGAACATGCGAATCCTCCCATTATACATAGGGACATCAAATCAAGTAACATCCTACTGGATGAAAGTTTAAATGCAAAAGTTGCAGATTTTGGACTCTCCAAGCCTAAGGTTGACAGCGAAAGGAATTATGTCACCACTCAAGTTAAAGGAACACTG GGCTACATGGATCCCGAATATTACATGACCCAACAGTTGACTGAGAAAAGTGATGTATATAGCTTTGGAGTGCTATTGTTGGAGCTCATAACTGCAAGAAGGCCAATAGAGCGAGGGAAGCATATTGTGAAAGAGGTAAGGGATGCAATGGATAAGACACAAAAGTTATACAATCTTCATGAAATTCTTGACCCACCCATTGGTTCAGGAACAACGTTGAAAGGTTTAGAAAAGTTTGTGGACCTAGCAATGAGGTGTGTTGAAGAATTAGGAGCCAAAAGGCCTACAATGGGTGAGGtggtaaaagaaattgaaaacatTATGCAGCTTTCTGGGTTGAACTCCAATGCTGAATCCGCATCAACTTCAGAAACTTTTGAGGAAGCTAGTAAGGGCCATTCCCACCACCCGTACAGCAATGATGGCTTTGATTATAGTGGCTCATTCCCTGCTCCAAGATAG